A window of the Candidatus Paraluminiphilus aquimaris genome harbors these coding sequences:
- the secF gene encoding protein translocase subunit SecF, whose protein sequence is MKSIAFMRGRFVAAAISGALLLTTIVSLATQQLNWGLDFTGGTLIELNYEQSADLGGIRDELANSGFDGALVVSFGTDRDVLVRLPISYSDAEGARMVDVLRQATTQSITLQRMEFVGPQVGDELREQGGLAMLLALGLVLIYVGFRFQIKFAMGAVIALAHDVLIILGFFSLTRLEFDLSVLAAILAVIGYSLNDTIVVSDRIRENLRKIRKMEPMGVIDVSLNETLGRTLVTSLTTLLVLTSLALLGGDMIFGFAIALLVGVTVGTYSSIYVASTSLLALGVTKEDVAIPVKEGEDQDAIAP, encoded by the coding sequence ATGAAATCGATTGCTTTTATGCGCGGGCGCTTTGTTGCCGCAGCGATCTCAGGTGCGTTACTGCTTACCACCATTGTCTCTTTAGCAACACAGCAGCTCAACTGGGGTTTGGACTTCACCGGTGGAACGCTTATCGAACTCAACTACGAGCAGAGTGCAGACCTCGGGGGCATCAGAGACGAATTAGCGAACAGTGGTTTTGACGGCGCCTTGGTGGTCAGTTTCGGTACGGACCGCGACGTTTTGGTGCGTTTACCCATCAGTTATTCAGATGCGGAAGGCGCTCGTATGGTTGATGTGCTGCGTCAGGCAACAACCCAGTCTATAACGCTTCAGCGTATGGAGTTTGTCGGTCCACAAGTGGGCGATGAGCTACGTGAGCAGGGTGGTCTCGCCATGTTACTGGCGCTTGGACTTGTTTTGATCTACGTGGGTTTTCGCTTCCAAATTAAGTTTGCAATGGGAGCGGTCATCGCTTTGGCGCACGACGTGCTTATCATTCTGGGGTTTTTCTCGCTTACCCGTTTAGAGTTTGACCTCTCTGTATTAGCGGCGATCCTGGCGGTGATTGGCTATTCACTCAACGACACCATCGTTGTGTCAGACCGGATTCGCGAGAACCTTCGGAAGATTCGTAAGATGGAGCCGATGGGCGTCATCGACGTATCACTAAACGAAACACTCGGGCGTACGCTGGTTACGTCTTTAACGACCCTGCTGGTGCTTACGTCGCTCGCGTTACTAGGCGGCGATATGATCTTTGGCTTCGCTATTGCGCTTTTAGTCGGTGTAACCGTCGGTACGTATTCTTCGATTTACGTCGCCTCGACGTCGCTTCTGGCGTTGGGTGTCACGAAAGAAGATGTCGCCATACCGGTTAAAGAGGGTGAGGATCAAGACGCAATCGCGCCTTAA
- a CDS encoding IscS subfamily cysteine desulfurase yields MNVPIYLDYLSTTPVDPRVVEAMTRCLSMDGVFGNPASRSHQYGWKAEEAIENARCQVAELINADPREVVWTSGATESDNLAIKGAAHFYQRKGKHIITSKIEHKAVLDTCRQLEREGFEVTYLEPNEDGLTTPEMIAAALREDTTVVSVMHANNEIGVVNDIAGIGEVCRERGVIYHVDAAQSTGKLPLDMEAMKVDLLSISAHKMYGPKGIGALYVRRKPRVRIEAQMHGGGHERGMRSGTLATHQIVGLGEAARIATEEMQAEGDRLMGLRQRFWDAINDIPQVHINGSRDHRLPGALNVSFAFVEGESLLMSLKDLAISSGSACTSASLEPSYVLRALGLNDELAHSSLRFSFGRFTTEDDVDQAAQSVRHAVDKLRELSPLWDMYQDGIDLDTIEWAAH; encoded by the coding sequence ATTAATGTGCCCATTTACCTAGACTACCTGTCTACGACCCCCGTAGACCCTCGGGTCGTGGAGGCCATGACACGGTGCCTTTCCATGGACGGTGTGTTTGGCAATCCCGCTTCTCGGTCGCATCAGTACGGGTGGAAAGCCGAGGAGGCGATTGAAAATGCGCGCTGTCAGGTGGCAGAGCTCATTAACGCTGATCCTCGCGAGGTCGTTTGGACGTCGGGCGCAACGGAGTCAGACAATCTTGCGATCAAAGGTGCGGCCCATTTTTACCAGCGTAAAGGCAAGCACATCATTACCTCCAAAATCGAGCACAAAGCGGTTTTAGATACCTGCCGTCAGCTTGAGCGTGAAGGTTTTGAGGTCACGTATTTGGAGCCAAATGAGGACGGATTGACCACCCCTGAGATGATTGCGGCTGCGCTGCGCGAAGATACGACTGTGGTCAGCGTCATGCACGCCAACAACGAGATTGGCGTGGTGAACGACATAGCAGGAATCGGCGAGGTATGTCGTGAGCGAGGTGTGATTTACCACGTGGACGCGGCTCAGAGCACGGGCAAGCTCCCGCTCGATATGGAGGCGATGAAAGTCGATCTGCTATCGATTTCAGCACACAAAATGTACGGCCCTAAAGGCATCGGTGCGCTGTATGTTCGTCGTAAACCACGTGTGCGCATCGAGGCGCAAATGCACGGTGGTGGCCATGAGCGCGGAATGCGGTCAGGGACGCTAGCAACGCACCAAATTGTGGGTCTGGGCGAGGCTGCACGTATTGCGACGGAAGAGATGCAGGCAGAGGGCGATCGCCTTATGGGGCTGCGACAGCGCTTCTGGGATGCGATCAATGACATTCCACAAGTGCACATTAATGGTTCACGCGATCATCGGTTGCCGGGTGCGCTGAATGTGAGTTTTGCGTTTGTAGAGGGCGAGTCACTGCTCATGTCGCTCAAAGACCTCGCCATCTCAAGTGGCTCTGCATGTACCTCGGCTAGCTTGGAACCCTCTTACGTGTTGAGAGCCCTGGGCCTCAACGATGAGCTGGCTCACAGTTCATTACGTTTTAGTTTCGGAAGATTTACCACAGAAGACGATGTTGATCAGGCGGCACAGAGCGTGCGTCATGCCGTTGACAAACTACGTGAGCTCTCGCCACTTTGGGATATGTACCAAGACGGCATTGATCTCGACACGATTGAATGGGCAGCGCACTAA
- the secD gene encoding protein translocase subunit SecD, with the protein MLNRYSLWKNLLIASVVAMGFYYAAPNIYAPDPALQIGGSSGSQGVDDVVLERASSALNDAGIGHFGQEIQQSGKTGLIRLEGRDQQLRAQATLQRALGDGYIVALNLAPTTPDWLVRGAAQPMKLGLDLSGGVHFKLEVDVDAATARKLEQYENGIKRRLREERIRGRVALEGTRVGITFRSVEDRERARSEIRDLYPELLLDRVDETGPQLFAEVTETTIAETVEYAVAQNLTTLRNRVNELGVSEPLVQRQGTNRIVVELPGIQDTAEAKRILGKVANLEFRLVAETNAPLSERQKFEYRGETRQGMTEWLERDIIITGERVSNAAASFDQNGQPNVQITLDGEGGMLMSRATRANVKRRMGVLFIERKYRTLYGEDENGETVITREPYDEKRVLTAPVIQSALGAQFQITGLDSPGESSELALMLRAGALAAPISFVEERTVGPSLGAENIELGVKSLQLGLALVVLFMIVYYRVFGVIAVVALTANLILLVAVMSLLGATLTLPGIAGIVLTVGMAVDANVLIFARIREELAAGTSNQLAIHSGFERAVTTILDANITTLIVAVILYAVGTGPIKGFAVTLSVGIITSMFTAIMGTRALVNLVYGGRRVQSLSIGHVTAKPTSKTEGASA; encoded by the coding sequence ATGCTGAATCGTTATTCCTTGTGGAAAAATCTTCTCATAGCGTCTGTCGTCGCTATGGGCTTTTACTATGCGGCCCCCAATATTTATGCACCTGATCCTGCCTTGCAGATCGGTGGGTCAAGCGGATCGCAGGGTGTTGATGACGTTGTTTTAGAGCGCGCGAGTTCAGCCTTGAACGACGCGGGTATTGGCCATTTTGGTCAGGAAATTCAACAGTCAGGTAAAACGGGCCTCATCAGACTCGAAGGGCGCGATCAGCAGTTAAGAGCGCAAGCGACGCTGCAGCGGGCATTAGGTGACGGGTATATCGTTGCTCTGAACTTGGCGCCGACAACCCCTGATTGGTTGGTTCGCGGTGCGGCGCAGCCAATGAAGCTGGGCCTTGATTTAAGTGGAGGCGTTCACTTCAAACTCGAGGTCGATGTCGATGCAGCAACCGCTAGGAAGCTTGAGCAATACGAAAACGGCATCAAGCGGCGCTTACGTGAGGAGCGCATTCGCGGTCGCGTTGCGTTGGAAGGTACTCGGGTTGGTATAACGTTCAGGTCGGTTGAGGATCGGGAGCGTGCGCGATCTGAGATTCGCGATCTCTATCCTGAGCTTTTGTTAGACCGTGTCGACGAGACAGGCCCACAACTGTTTGCCGAGGTAACTGAGACCACGATTGCCGAAACAGTGGAATATGCGGTAGCGCAAAACCTTACGACGCTGCGAAACAGGGTGAATGAACTTGGGGTGTCAGAGCCTTTGGTGCAGCGCCAAGGCACGAACCGAATTGTTGTTGAGCTTCCGGGTATTCAGGACACAGCGGAGGCAAAACGAATCCTTGGGAAGGTGGCAAATCTCGAGTTTCGACTTGTCGCCGAAACCAACGCGCCACTCTCGGAGAGACAAAAATTTGAATACCGAGGTGAGACTCGGCAAGGCATGACTGAGTGGTTAGAGCGCGACATCATTATTACGGGTGAGCGCGTGTCGAATGCGGCAGCAAGCTTTGACCAAAACGGCCAGCCAAATGTTCAGATTACCCTCGATGGTGAGGGCGGTATGTTGATGTCGCGCGCCACGAGAGCCAATGTGAAAAGGCGTATGGGCGTTCTATTCATTGAGCGGAAATACCGAACGCTGTACGGCGAGGATGAGAACGGCGAGACGGTCATCACACGCGAGCCCTATGACGAGAAAAGGGTACTTACCGCGCCCGTTATTCAGTCTGCTCTTGGTGCACAATTTCAAATCACGGGACTTGATAGCCCGGGCGAATCCTCTGAGCTTGCATTGATGTTGCGTGCCGGTGCGCTTGCAGCGCCCATTAGTTTCGTTGAAGAGCGCACAGTCGGCCCGTCTTTGGGCGCAGAGAATATTGAGCTTGGCGTGAAGTCACTGCAATTGGGGCTCGCGCTGGTTGTGCTGTTTATGATTGTGTATTACCGGGTGTTTGGTGTCATCGCCGTTGTCGCACTCACAGCTAATCTCATTTTATTGGTGGCCGTGATGTCACTGCTTGGCGCCACGTTAACGCTCCCTGGTATCGCCGGTATCGTGTTAACCGTTGGTATGGCGGTGGACGCTAACGTACTTATTTTCGCGAGAATTCGTGAGGAGCTTGCAGCAGGGACCTCAAATCAGCTGGCTATCCACAGTGGCTTTGAGCGTGCTGTGACAACCATTCTCGATGCCAATATCACTACGCTTATTGTTGCGGTGATTCTGTACGCGGTTGGCACTGGGCCGATTAAGGGCTTTGCAGTGACACTGTCCGTGGGAATCATTACCTCCATGTTCACGGCGATCATGGGTACCCGCGCGCTGGTCAATTTGGTTTACGGCGGAAGGCGAGTTCAGTCGCTCAGCATCGGGCATGTGACAGCGAAACCAACTTCGAAAACTGAGGGAGCTTCTGCATGA
- a CDS encoding RNA methyltransferase, giving the protein MNSQNIQVVLVNPSHPGNIGAVARAMKNMGLNHLVLVAPRKFPDPEAQWRAASAVDIIDNARVVETLDEAIGDSQFVVGTSARDRRIPWPVQDARLTAARIVERSVKEKVSILFGREDSGLNNEELRRCNLHCHIPTHPDYESLNLSMAVQIVCYEIRMAELEGTLPSDEDSHWENPFATSQDMEYFYQHLEETLVELEFLNPAAPKQLMTRLRRLYNRVRLDDMEVQILRGILKETRRVIREKGTN; this is encoded by the coding sequence ATGAATTCTCAAAACATACAGGTCGTATTGGTCAATCCCTCACATCCAGGAAACATCGGAGCGGTTGCTCGTGCCATGAAAAATATGGGGCTTAACCACCTTGTTCTGGTCGCACCCCGTAAATTTCCCGACCCCGAGGCGCAGTGGCGAGCGGCATCTGCAGTGGACATTATTGATAATGCACGTGTCGTTGAGACGCTTGATGAGGCGATTGGTGACAGTCAGTTCGTCGTTGGTACCAGTGCGCGTGATCGCCGAATCCCCTGGCCTGTTCAAGATGCGCGTCTCACGGCGGCTCGAATAGTTGAGAGATCGGTTAAAGAAAAGGTATCAATACTGTTCGGGCGCGAAGACAGTGGCTTAAACAACGAGGAGTTGCGTCGGTGCAACCTGCACTGTCACATACCGACTCACCCTGACTATGAGTCGCTGAACTTGTCGATGGCAGTGCAAATTGTCTGTTACGAGATCCGTATGGCTGAGCTTGAAGGAACGCTGCCTTCCGATGAGGACTCACATTGGGAGAACCCCTTTGCGACCTCTCAAGACATGGAGTACTTCTATCAGCATTTGGAAGAAACGCTTGTAGAGCTTGAGTTTTTAAACCCTGCAGCCCCAAAGCAATTGATGACGCGCCTTCGACGTTTGTATAACCGAGTTCGCCTTGACGACATGGAAGTCCAAATATTGCGAGGTATTTTGAAGGAAACTCGACGGGTAATTCGCGAAAAAGGCACGAATTAA
- a CDS encoding inositol monophosphatase family protein — protein sequence MEPMVNIALRAARKAGNLIVRASDDLTRLRFEAKGKADFVTEVDLAAERELLYNLQNTYPDHAFICEESGRTGPDHAEYVWVIDPLDGTSNFMRGIPHYAISMACIKAGKLEHAVVLDPVKQEEFTASRGRGAQLNGRRMRVSDRTDMRECLFGTGTPWLGNCDDQMDWYVKGLGQVAGSSMGVRRAGAAALDLAYVAAGRLDGFWEAGLKPWDIAAGALLIRESGGLITNFQGSDDVLGGNGDIVCANPKLLKQLAAAIR from the coding sequence ATGGAACCAATGGTCAACATCGCGCTACGCGCAGCACGAAAAGCAGGTAACCTGATTGTTCGGGCTTCTGATGACCTCACCCGCTTGCGTTTTGAAGCAAAAGGCAAAGCAGACTTCGTGACTGAGGTCGATCTGGCTGCAGAGCGAGAGCTTTTGTACAACCTCCAAAACACCTACCCAGATCATGCATTTATCTGTGAAGAGAGCGGTAGGACCGGTCCAGACCACGCGGAGTACGTGTGGGTTATTGATCCGCTGGATGGCACTAGTAACTTCATGCGCGGCATTCCGCACTACGCGATCAGCATGGCTTGCATCAAAGCAGGGAAGCTCGAGCATGCGGTCGTCTTAGATCCGGTCAAACAAGAGGAATTCACGGCGTCACGCGGGCGCGGTGCGCAGCTAAATGGCCGTCGTATGAGAGTGTCAGATCGCACGGATATGCGCGAATGTCTTTTCGGTACCGGCACACCGTGGCTCGGGAACTGCGACGATCAAATGGATTGGTACGTAAAGGGTCTCGGGCAAGTCGCAGGAAGCTCGATGGGCGTGCGCAGGGCGGGGGCCGCGGCGCTTGATCTTGCATACGTGGCGGCAGGCAGGCTCGATGGTTTCTGGGAAGCCGGTTTAAAGCCTTGGGATATCGCCGCGGGTGCGCTGCTCATTCGTGAGTCCGGCGGACTGATTACAAACTTCCAAGGCAGCGATGACGTTTTGGGTGGCAACGGCGATATCGTCTGTGCCAACCCTAAACTACTCAAGCAACTCGCAGCTGCTATTCGCTAA
- the purL gene encoding phosphoribosylformylglycinamidine synthase, with the protein MLLLPGSDALSAPRFKRLSNAIAQHDSTLKLTRAFFVYAVETTGEVDAEQLAALLQPGTTPLPHGDELTQDNIVIVAPRIGTISPWSSKATNIANNCDFDAVQRIERAVVYVIEGVKQCTEQRALQALLHDRMVETVMASYEDLSMLFSDVSPRPLTSVPVIEAGREALVEANGNLGLALAEDEIDYLAEAFAALGRDPSDTELMMFAQANSEHCRHKIFNASWTIDGIDQDWSLFGMIKNTYQQGGEQVLSAYSDNAAVVAGHTAGRFYPEPASQSWTFHEEPIALLMKVETHNHPTAIAPFAGAGTGSGGEIRDEGAVGRGSRPKAGLCGFTVSHLNLPGYERPWETGYGKPSRIVTPQQIMTEGPLGAAAFNNEFGRPNLGGYFRTFEVATSEGVRGYHKPIMIAGGFGNIKEEHVDKPPFSAGAKLVVLGGPAMLIGLGGGAASSMASGSSTEDLDFASVQRQNPEIQRRCQEVIDRCWERGANNPIAFIHDVGAGGLSNAFPELVKDGGCGGDFELRNVPSDEKGMSPLEIWCNESQERYVMAIDPDQLSTFSEICIRERCPFAVVGEATDAQHLRLGDTLFDNNPVDLPLSLLFGKPPKMHRETQRVAPPVDDFNGNVPIADALERVLTFPAVGSKSFLITIGDRSVTGTVARDQMVGPWQVPVADVAVTTASLDTHLGEAMSMGERTPVATLDGPASARLAVAEAVTNILASPVQSLTDIKLSANWMCAAGYSGDDAVLYDTVKAVGIEFCPALGMTIPVGKDSMSMRTQWDDAGEAKAVTAPVSLIVSAFAPVGDARETLTPELVRDEATSLLLIDLGRGENRLGGSVLAQTYGQLGNAVPDVTPEDVRCLFEAINELKSECLIQAYHDRSDGGLLVALLEMAFAARCGLDVQIDAEVDAAVSTLFSEEIGVVIQVADSTLDTVRSILAQHQLDTLTSIVAKPRLDERVVVNTASFELIDSRRGALQQLWAQNSFVIQRDRDNAECADQEYADIVAPNPGLSASLSFSASEDVAAPMIATGVRPKIAILREQGVNGQAEMAAAFDRAGFESIDVHMSDLKSGRRQLAEFKGLAACGGFSYGDVLGAGEGWAKGVLFDAAMSDQFQAFFERDDSFALGVCNGCQMLSALAPLIPGTEHWPRFARNVSEQYEARLVRVRVEKSSSILMAGMEGSELPIVVAHGEGRAQFRDAASAAQLENAGRVSMRYIDNHGQQTEAFPANPNGSLNGITGLCNADGSVNIMMPHPERVFRTVQMSWAPKEWPEDSGWMRLFRNARVWVN; encoded by the coding sequence ATGCTCCTCTTGCCCGGGTCGGACGCGCTGTCAGCCCCCCGATTTAAGCGCCTATCGAACGCGATAGCACAGCACGATTCAACGTTAAAACTGACACGCGCGTTTTTCGTTTACGCGGTCGAAACGACGGGCGAGGTTGACGCCGAACAGCTTGCGGCCCTTTTGCAGCCGGGAACCACACCTCTGCCTCATGGAGACGAGCTCACACAGGACAATATCGTCATTGTGGCGCCGCGTATTGGGACAATATCGCCCTGGTCTAGCAAGGCGACCAATATTGCCAATAACTGCGATTTTGATGCCGTGCAACGAATCGAGCGTGCCGTTGTTTACGTTATCGAGGGTGTGAAACAGTGTACTGAGCAGCGAGCGCTTCAGGCCTTATTGCATGATCGAATGGTCGAGACCGTGATGGCGTCTTATGAAGACCTCTCGATGCTATTTAGTGATGTTTCACCTCGACCGCTCACCTCAGTGCCCGTGATAGAAGCAGGCCGAGAGGCTTTGGTCGAGGCCAACGGCAACTTGGGATTGGCGTTGGCAGAAGATGAGATTGATTACCTCGCTGAGGCGTTTGCCGCGTTGGGGCGGGACCCGTCGGATACCGAGCTGATGATGTTCGCACAGGCCAACTCTGAGCACTGTCGACATAAGATTTTTAATGCGTCGTGGACCATTGACGGGATAGATCAAGATTGGTCGCTGTTCGGCATGATTAAGAACACGTATCAGCAAGGTGGGGAGCAAGTGCTGTCCGCCTATTCCGATAACGCAGCGGTTGTAGCAGGGCACACCGCTGGTCGCTTTTATCCTGAGCCAGCCTCGCAGTCCTGGACCTTCCATGAAGAGCCGATAGCGCTCTTAATGAAAGTTGAAACACATAATCACCCGACTGCGATTGCGCCATTCGCAGGGGCTGGCACAGGCTCTGGCGGTGAAATACGTGACGAGGGTGCGGTAGGTCGGGGCTCTCGGCCAAAAGCAGGTCTATGCGGCTTCACCGTCTCTCACCTCAACTTGCCCGGGTACGAACGCCCCTGGGAGACAGGTTATGGGAAGCCCAGTCGGATAGTGACTCCGCAGCAAATAATGACCGAGGGTCCATTGGGTGCTGCTGCCTTTAATAACGAGTTTGGTCGACCGAACTTAGGTGGGTATTTTAGAACGTTTGAAGTTGCTACCAGCGAGGGTGTTCGGGGCTATCACAAGCCGATCATGATCGCAGGTGGGTTTGGCAACATCAAAGAAGAGCACGTTGATAAACCACCGTTTTCTGCAGGAGCAAAGTTGGTGGTGTTGGGCGGTCCTGCGATGCTCATTGGGCTTGGCGGCGGTGCGGCGTCCTCCATGGCCAGTGGATCGAGTACCGAAGACCTGGACTTCGCCTCGGTGCAGCGCCAGAACCCGGAGATTCAGCGTCGCTGCCAAGAAGTCATCGATCGCTGCTGGGAGCGTGGCGCGAATAACCCTATTGCCTTTATTCACGATGTGGGTGCGGGTGGTCTGAGTAATGCCTTCCCAGAGCTCGTAAAAGATGGTGGCTGTGGGGGCGATTTCGAGCTCCGCAATGTGCCGAGCGACGAAAAAGGCATGAGCCCACTCGAAATTTGGTGCAACGAATCCCAAGAGCGCTATGTGATGGCGATCGATCCGGATCAATTGAGCACCTTCAGCGAAATTTGCATCCGCGAGCGTTGTCCTTTTGCCGTCGTGGGTGAAGCGACCGACGCACAGCACCTTCGATTGGGCGATACGTTGTTCGACAATAATCCTGTCGACCTGCCGCTCTCTTTGCTCTTTGGTAAGCCACCTAAGATGCATAGGGAAACGCAGCGTGTTGCGCCACCGGTCGATGATTTTAACGGTAACGTGCCCATTGCAGATGCCCTAGAGCGCGTTCTCACTTTTCCAGCGGTGGGCAGTAAAAGTTTTCTCATCACGATTGGTGATCGCTCGGTAACCGGTACGGTTGCGCGTGACCAAATGGTGGGACCATGGCAGGTGCCTGTGGCAGATGTGGCAGTCACGACAGCCTCGCTCGATACGCACCTAGGTGAAGCGATGAGCATGGGCGAGCGCACGCCGGTTGCGACCCTCGATGGTCCCGCCTCGGCGCGCCTTGCGGTGGCTGAGGCCGTGACCAATATATTGGCATCGCCAGTACAATCGCTGACTGATATTAAGTTGTCCGCCAACTGGATGTGTGCCGCAGGTTACTCCGGTGATGACGCTGTTCTTTATGACACGGTAAAAGCCGTGGGTATTGAGTTTTGTCCTGCCCTGGGAATGACCATTCCAGTAGGTAAGGATTCGATGTCGATGCGCACTCAATGGGACGACGCGGGTGAGGCAAAAGCGGTCACAGCACCTGTTTCGCTCATCGTTTCCGCCTTTGCCCCGGTGGGTGATGCTCGCGAGACTTTGACCCCAGAATTAGTGCGTGATGAAGCGACGAGCTTATTACTGATCGATTTGGGTCGCGGTGAAAACCGCTTGGGCGGGTCGGTGCTGGCCCAAACCTATGGTCAGCTCGGAAATGCAGTCCCTGACGTCACACCAGAAGATGTCCGATGTTTATTTGAGGCCATTAATGAGCTGAAGTCTGAGTGTCTCATTCAGGCCTACCACGATCGTTCCGATGGTGGCCTGTTGGTTGCCTTGTTGGAGATGGCCTTTGCAGCGAGATGTGGGCTGGATGTTCAAATCGACGCAGAGGTTGATGCGGCTGTCTCGACCTTGTTTAGTGAAGAGATTGGGGTTGTGATTCAGGTTGCGGATTCTACCTTGGATACCGTCCGATCAATTCTCGCCCAACACCAATTGGATACGCTCACCTCCATTGTCGCAAAACCGCGACTCGATGAGCGTGTTGTGGTCAATACCGCATCGTTTGAGTTGATCGACAGCCGACGAGGCGCCTTACAGCAGCTGTGGGCTCAAAATAGTTTTGTCATCCAGCGTGATAGAGATAACGCGGAGTGCGCGGATCAAGAATACGCTGACATCGTAGCTCCAAACCCCGGTTTGAGTGCCTCGCTGAGCTTCAGTGCGTCAGAGGATGTCGCCGCCCCCATGATCGCGACAGGTGTGAGACCCAAGATTGCCATCTTGCGAGAGCAGGGCGTCAACGGGCAAGCTGAGATGGCCGCAGCATTTGATCGCGCGGGTTTTGAATCGATTGATGTGCACATGTCTGACTTGAAGTCGGGCAGACGCCAGCTCGCCGAGTTTAAAGGCCTCGCAGCGTGTGGCGGCTTCTCTTACGGTGACGTGCTTGGCGCAGGCGAGGGATGGGCGAAAGGGGTCCTATTTGACGCTGCAATGAGCGATCAATTCCAAGCATTTTTTGAACGAGACGACAGCTTTGCCTTAGGTGTCTGTAACGGTTGCCAAATGTTATCGGCGTTGGCGCCACTCATACCGGGGACTGAGCACTGGCCGCGTTTTGCTCGCAATGTGTCAGAACAGTACGAAGCTCGGCTGGTCCGTGTCCGCGTTGAAAAGTCATCGAGTATCTTGATGGCGGGTATGGAAGGCTCTGAACTCCCAATTGTGGTCGCTCATGGCGAGGGTCGGGCCCAATTCAGAGACGCAGCGTCAGCGGCTCAGCTCGAGAACGCTGGACGAGTTTCTATGCGCTACATCGATAACCACGGGCAGCAAACAGAGGCCTTCCCAGCGAACCCGAATGGCTCTTTGAACGGCATTACGGGCCTTTGTAATGCGGATGGAAGCGTCAACATCATGATGCCTCATCCGGAACGCGTTTTCCGAACCGTTCAAATGTCATGGGCGCCAAAAGAATGGCCTGAAGACTCAGGCTGGATGCGTCTCTTTCGCAATGCGAGGGTTTGGGTTAACTAA
- the iscR gene encoding Fe-S cluster assembly transcriptional regulator IscR gives MKLTTRGRYAVTAMLDLAIHGDKQPITLADISQRQEISLSYLEQLFSKLRREDLVRSVRGPGGGYQLARNFDAIFVAQIIDAVDESIDATNCQGRGDCNHGEVCLTHHLWQDLSDQIHGFLSGISLEDLVKRGGFRASSYMAGMVDAQPLTIRDQ, from the coding sequence ATGAAACTGACCACTCGGGGCCGCTACGCGGTGACAGCCATGCTTGATCTAGCGATCCATGGCGACAAGCAGCCGATCACACTTGCCGATATTTCTCAGCGGCAGGAGATCTCGCTGTCATATCTTGAGCAACTGTTTTCTAAGTTGCGCAGAGAGGACCTAGTGCGCAGTGTGAGAGGCCCCGGCGGAGGCTACCAGCTCGCCAGGAATTTCGATGCCATTTTTGTCGCTCAAATTATCGATGCCGTTGACGAATCTATCGATGCCACGAACTGTCAGGGTAGAGGTGATTGTAATCACGGCGAGGTGTGTTTAACCCATCACCTATGGCAAGACCTGTCAGATCAAATACACGGTTTTTTAAGCGGCATAAGCTTGGAAGACCTCGTGAAGCGCGGTGGGTTTAGAGCAAGCAGTTACATGGCGGGCATGGTAGACGCTCAGCCATTAACCATTAGAGATCAATAG
- the iscU gene encoding Fe-S cluster assembly scaffold IscU yields MAYSEKVIDHYENPRNVGKLDADSDSVGTGMVGAPACGDVMRLQIRVNDEGVIEDAKFKTYGCGSAIASSSLLTEWVKGKKLEEAEAIKNTEIAQELALPPVKIHCSVLAEDAIKAAVKNFREKRGE; encoded by the coding sequence ATGGCTTACAGCGAAAAAGTAATTGATCACTATGAAAATCCTCGCAATGTAGGAAAGCTCGACGCTGATAGCGACAGCGTCGGCACGGGTATGGTGGGAGCACCTGCCTGTGGCGACGTCATGCGCCTTCAGATTCGGGTCAACGACGAAGGTGTCATTGAAGACGCCAAGTTTAAGACCTATGGCTGTGGCTCTGCGATTGCCTCAAGTTCGCTGCTCACCGAGTGGGTAAAAGGTAAAAAGCTTGAAGAAGCCGAGGCCATTAAAAACACTGAAATTGCTCAGGAGCTTGCCTTGCCGCCGGTTAAAATTCACTGCTCTGTCCTTGCAGAGGATGCCATCAAGGCTGCGGTTAAAAACTTCCGGGAAAAGCGAGGCGAATAA